DNA from Dehalococcoidia bacterium:
CTCCGGTGGGAAGCCGGGTACGTCGTGAGCCATGCCGCGTTCCTCGAGCTTCGGCTCCGGCCGCACCTCCACGCGGTCGCCGGCAAAGTCCAGCCGCGCCCGGTCGTGGATCGCCAGTTGCTCGAGCATAGCGCGGGGAATCTGCAGGCGGCCAGTGTTGTCGACCACGGCGAAGTCGTCGTGACGCGACTCGATGCGGCCAGCGTGCAGCTCGATGCGGCGGAAGCTTTCGACGGCGGTGCGCCCGTCCCGAATGGTGACCACGCGGTTGACGCGTTCCGCAATGGCGTCGTCGTGGGTGACGATCACGATCGTCACCTTCATGCGCTCGTTCAGGTCGGCCAGCACGCGGAAGACATCGTCGGCGCCGATCGAGTCCAGCTCGCCGGTCGGCTCATCGGCGAGCAGCAGCGGCGGCTCGTTGGCGAGGGCAACGGCGATGGCGACGCGCTGCTGCTCGCCGCCGGAGAGCTGCTCCGGCCGGTGATGCATGCGCGGCGCCAGTCCCACGGCGTCGAGCAGCTCCGTTGCCCGCGCCCGCGCCTTCGCCCGGCCCACACCGGAGAGGGTCAGCGGCACGGCGACGTTTTCGCGGGCGTTCAGATACGGAATCAGGTTGCGGCCCGTCTGCTGCCAGACGAAGCCCACCTGGCTGCGGCGGTAGTCGATCAACTCTGCGTCGGACATCGCCAGCAGGTCGCGGCCGCCGATGTAGCAGCGGCCGGCGCTGGGCACGTCCAGCCCGGCGAGGATATTGAGCAGCGTGCTTTTGCCCGAGCCCGAGGCGCCGACGATCGCCATCAATTCGCCCGGCTCGACGCGCAGGTCAAGGCCGCGCAGCGCCACGACCTCGAGGTCGGCGATCTTGTAAATCTTGAAAAGGTCTTCGCAGAAAATGTAGTAGTTCTGCCACGGCGCCGCGCCGATCGCGCCATCCACCAGACCCGACGTCATCCGCCCCTCCGCCGCGCGCTGCGCTGTGCCCACTATACGCCGTTCGCGAGCGCCGTCGAACCCTGTTCGGCGCGCGTGTACCTCGGGTTCAGGCGAGCAGTTTCGCCAACTCGATCCGCACGCCGGGCAACGCCGCCGGCTCGATGGATGCCTCACCGCCGAACAGCGTCTCGGTGTAGCCTCCATCTGCCTGCCGGCGCCAGGCCCTCAGCCAGCGCTCGTGGGGATGGATCAGCCAGATCTCGGCATCGCCGCGGCGCTGGTACTCTGGCAGCTTCTCGCTTACGTCGTAGTCGCCCGTGGAGGGCGACCAGACCTCGATGACCAGCGGAACCGGCGCCTCGTAGACTTCGAGCTCGCGCGGCATGGCGAGCGCCGCGGCGAGCAGGCCGGCGGGAATCACCACCAGGTCGGGAACGTAGAACGAACCGCCGCCGGTTCGTAGGCGAGCGGTTTCGGCGATGTCGAAGTGGTCTTCCGGCAGTTGACGCTCGAGTTGCCGCCGCGCCAGGCGCGCGGTGCGGTTATGCGCCGTCGTCATCGGCGGCTTCTGCCGCAGGCGGCCGCAGACCAGTTCCCATGTCGCATCGCCGTCCTCCAGCGCCACGCGCTCGTAGGTTTCCGCGCTGATGCCCATCGCCTGCCTTCCCGCTGGCCTGCATGCGACGCCGGCGGCCGTCCAGGTTCAAGTATACGAGGCGGGGATCAGCCTTCTCCCAGGCGCAGGGCGCGGGAGACAGCGAGGCGGGCGTAGAGGGTGGCCAGCGCGGCGGTGGCGCCGGCAAAGACGATGGCCAGCCCCACATAGGTCGAGGCCACCGCCTGCCAGCTCACACTGCTCACGAACGGCGGCACGACCTTGGAGCCGGTTTCGGTGATGCCCATGTAGCCGATCATCAGCCGGCTGAGCGGGAAACCGAGGATCGTGCCCGCCAGCACGCCGGCCACGGTGACAAACAGCTGCTCGAAGCTGACGACGAAGACGATCTGCCGGCGCGAGAGGCCCATGGTGCGCAGCACGGCGAACTCCAGCGCCTGCGCCCGCGCCGAGAGCAACGAGTAGACGACGAAGCCCAGCGCCGCCAGCAGGAGCACCGCCGCGAACGAGAGGAAGAGAATGCCCTCCCAGCTTGCCGCCACCAGCGGGTCGCGCTGCTGGCTGGCGCGCAGCTCGGCCACGCTGCTGATCTCGTCGGCACTCAGCCCGGCGCGGCGCAGCGCGGTGAGCGAGTCAATGCTGGGGTCCGGGCCCCTGGCCCAGACGCCGTTCGCGTAGGTGCCGTCTCCGGCCTCCGGCACGCGCATCGTCGCGTACTGCAGGCGCGCCATGTCGACGACGAGCAGGTTCTGGCCGCTGCCGGGCGTGTAGGTGGGGAAGTACGAAAAGCTGCCGGCGATGCGCACGTCGACGTACGCGCGGTCGATGTACATGAGGATCGTCTGGCCGCTGTGCAGCCCGGCCGCCTTCATGAACTCCTGGCTGGCGTAGCCCGCCACCGGCTGACCGTCGCCCTTCATGCGCGCGCCGTGTACGGGAATGGCCTCGTGCGTCCAGGTGAGCAGGCCGGAGAACTGGCCGCCGTGCGCGGCCTTGTCCGAGCGGCCGAAGCTGTCGCCCGTCGGTCGTGTCGACTCGTCGCCGACAAGCTCGAAGCCGCTGGTGTCCTCAAAGTCCGTGACGACCGTCCCGTTGGCGAAGCCGCCGGCGGCCTGCAGCGCCGTGTCGGTGGAGACCTGCAGATCGTCGAAGTAGTCCTGCACCGTCTCGGCCGTCTGGATCGGCCGCGAGCGCGTGTACAGGGCGATGAAGCGCAGCGGCTGCGCGGGCGGAGGTCCGGGCCGGAAGGTGAAGCCGGCGCCCGGTTGGTCGAGCCGCGCGGAAAGAAACGTCCACTGGCCGGGCGGGGGCTGCGTGGCCCGTCCGTTGCTGAGCTGATAGTCGACGATGCGGCCGCTGGCATCCACCAGGCGCACGGCGATCTGATAGGGCTGCGTCGCCGCCGAGCCCTGCACCCAGACGCCGATCGCACGGGCGCCGTCGGGCAGCAGCAGGCCGGGAAGCGCCACGGGCCGGCTCTTCGCCAGGGCCGAGGTCATGCCCTTCAGCGAATGGCCGCTGAAGTCGTCGCGCCAGTAGGCGACGGAATCAAAGGACGCCGGGTCGATGCCGAGCAGCTGGGCATCGACCTGCTGGAACTGCTTCGGGCTGTAGCTGCCGTTCTCGCGCACGGTGGAGGAGACGGCGGCCGCGCCGAGCGCCTGCTGCGCCTTGGCCGCCAGGTCGCCGCCGGAGAGCGGCAGCGGCTCGCGCACGCCCTCCGCGCGCAGGTCGGCGCCGGCCTGATAGGCGGCGCGGTCGCGGTAGCTGCGGTCCAGGGTGGCGCGGAATCCGGCGGCGAACATGCCCAGGCTGGTGGCGAGGATCAGGAGCAGGATCAGCCGGCTGTAGTGCACGGGGCTGCGCACCATGTGCCAGAGGCCGAGCAGCACGCTGGGACCGCTGACTTCGCCGAAGAGCCGCGCCACGAGGCGCAGCGCCAGCGGGAACAGGCGCAGGAAGAGCAGGGCGATCGTCAGCATGAACAGCGTGGGCGTCACCAGCAGCAACGGATCGGTCTTCAAGTTGCCGAAGAGCTGCTGCGTGACCAGCGAGCCGCGCTGCCGCAGCTCGTAGAAGAGCACCGCGGCGACGACGATCAGGAAAACGTCCAGGTAGTAGCGGAAGAAGGCCGGCGTGCGCGGCGGGCGCGAGAGCGCCTGCTTGAAGCCGACGATGCTGTAACGGCTGGCGCGGTACGCCGGCCAGAGCAGCGCGGCCAGCGACAGCCCGGCGCCCAGCGCCGCCAGCAGCCAGGCCTGGGTCGAGATGTGTGTGCGCAGCAGGGCGCCTCCGGAGAGGTCGTGGAAGGGCGGCGTGGGGCCGAGCAGGCGGATCGTCGCGGCTGCCAGCACTGGCCCGAGCACGCCGCCCAGCAGCGCGATGATGCCGCCCTCGATCGCGTAGACGCCGACAATCTGCCGGGTGCTGGCGCCCCTGCTCTTGAGCAGCGCGACTTCGCCGGCCTGGCGGTCCACCAGCATCGTGGAAACCATGACAATGTAGTAGAGCACGATGCCGACGACCTGCAGCATCAGCGCGAACAGCGGCAGGCGGCTGAAGAAGAGCTTGCTCTGATACGTCGAGATCGTCTCCGGCACGACCGTGTTGATCGTGGTGCGCGGGATCTGTGCGCGAAGCTGCGCCTCCATGCCGTCGAAGCCGTTAAGGGCGCGGGTGGCGTTGTCCGCGTTGATTCCGCTCGCCTTCACGGGGAAGAGCGTCGTGAAATCGCCTTCGATGTCGGGCAAGTAGGCGGCGACCGTGCCTTCGAGCGTGTCGCGGTCCACGAAGAAGGGATAAGTGTCCCACGACTGGCTCAGCAGCTCGAAGCGGTCGCTCTTGCCCATCCAGTACTCTTCGTTCGCATCCTTCGGCTCGATGATGCCGGCGACGACGACGCTGATCGGCGCCATCTCCAGGTGCCAGTAGGGATGCAGATCG
Protein-coding regions in this window:
- a CDS encoding ABC transporter ATP-binding protein, whose amino-acid sequence is MTSGLVDGAIGAAPWQNYYIFCEDLFKIYKIADLEVVALRGLDLRVEPGELMAIVGASGSGKSTLLNILAGLDVPSAGRCYIGGRDLLAMSDAELIDYRRSQVGFVWQQTGRNLIPYLNARENVAVPLTLSGVGRAKARARATELLDAVGLAPRMHHRPEQLSGGEQQRVAIAVALANEPPLLLADEPTGELDSIGADDVFRVLADLNERMKVTIVIVTHDDAIAERVNRVVTIRDGRTAVESFRRIELHAGRIESRHDDFAVVDNTGRLQIPRAMLEQLAIHDRARLDFAGDRVEVRPEPKLEERGMAHDVPGFPPEERRA
- a CDS encoding Uma2 family endonuclease, which codes for MGISAETYERVALEDGDATWELVCGRLRQKPPMTTAHNRTARLARRQLERQLPEDHFDIAETARLRTGGGSFYVPDLVVIPAGLLAAALAMPRELEVYEAPVPLVIEVWSPSTGDYDVSEKLPEYQRRGDAEIWLIHPHERWLRAWRRQADGGYTETLFGGEASIEPAALPGVRIELAKLLA
- a CDS encoding ABC transporter permease encodes the protein MLLAVLALVVRRALGNWRLLAVVTAGVVFAAALTSSTAIYADAIRDLGLSHALRGQPQLSLDTIVTSTSARMAAAEDASRRQNTQGIAHAYAGHWLSGPVEYGRSATFYLSPPGQPAPVADNRPRSFLQYQDGLADHVRVTDGALTLHTDPAADPKQPPTVQAVIGKVTADRLKVKVGDRFDLHPYWHLEMAPISVVVAGIIEPKDANEEYWMGKSDRFELLSQSWDTYPFFVDRDTLEGTVAAYLPDIEGDFTTLFPVKASGINADNATRALNGFDGMEAQLRAQIPRTTINTVVPETISTYQSKLFFSRLPLFALMLQVVGIVLYYIVMVSTMLVDRQAGEVALLKSRGASTRQIVGVYAIEGGIIALLGGVLGPVLAAATIRLLGPTPPFHDLSGGALLRTHISTQAWLLAALGAGLSLAALLWPAYRASRYSIVGFKQALSRPPRTPAFFRYYLDVFLIVVAAVLFYELRQRGSLVTQQLFGNLKTDPLLLVTPTLFMLTIALLFLRLFPLALRLVARLFGEVSGPSVLLGLWHMVRSPVHYSRLILLLILATSLGMFAAGFRATLDRSYRDRAAYQAGADLRAEGVREPLPLSGGDLAAKAQQALGAAAVSSTVRENGSYSPKQFQQVDAQLLGIDPASFDSVAYWRDDFSGHSLKGMTSALAKSRPVALPGLLLPDGARAIGVWVQGSAATQPYQIAVRLVDASGRIVDYQLSNGRATQPPPGQWTFLSARLDQPGAGFTFRPGPPPAQPLRFIALYTRSRPIQTAETVQDYFDDLQVSTDTALQAAGGFANGTVVTDFEDTSGFELVGDESTRPTGDSFGRSDKAAHGGQFSGLLTWTHEAIPVHGARMKGDGQPVAGYASQEFMKAAGLHSGQTILMYIDRAYVDVRIAGSFSYFPTYTPGSGQNLLVVDMARLQYATMRVPEAGDGTYANGVWARGPDPSIDSLTALRRAGLSADEISSVAELRASQQRDPLVAASWEGILFLSFAAVLLLAALGFVVYSLLSARAQALEFAVLRTMGLSRRQIVFVVSFEQLFVTVAGVLAGTILGFPLSRLMIGYMGITETGSKVVPPFVSSVSWQAVASTYVGLAIVFAGATAALATLYARLAVSRALRLGEG